Part of the Thermoanaerobaculia bacterium genome is shown below.
TCACTCGAGACAACGCTGAAGCGCGGCCAGACGTGCTGGAAGACGGTTCCGGCCGGCCGGCGGCTAAGGCGTACCGGAGCCGTACGTCGTTCCGACGGCCGGCCCGCCGGAACCGTGTAACGGCGCGTATGGTCCGCGCCGGCTACCCCGGAGGCCAGGAGAGCGTCCGCCCTCCCAGCAGATGCACGTGCAGGTGGAACACCGTCTGCCCCGCGTCCGGGCCGTTGTTGACGACGAGCCGGTAGCTGTCGAGCCCGCGCTCGCGGGCGACGCGCGCGGCCGTCAGGAAGACCCGGCCGACGAGGGCCTCGTCCGACGCGGTGGCGATCGTGTCCACGTGCTCGCGCGGGACGATCAGCACGTGGGTCGGAGCGCGCGGCGCGACGTCTTCGAAGGCGAACGTCGCTTCGTCCTCGAACACCTTCTTCGACGGCACGTCCCCCGCCACGATCCGGCAGAACAGACAGTCGCTCATCGGAACCTCCCGACGCGCGCGCCGAGCGCGTTCAGCTTCTCCTCCATCCGGTCGTAGCCGCGGTCGAGGTGGTAGATGCGGTCGACGATCGTCGTGCCTTCGGCGGCGAGCCCGGCGATCACGAGCGACGCCGACGCGCGGAGATCAGTCGCCATGACGGAAGCGCCGAGGAGCCGCGACGGCCCCTCGACACGCGATCGCCGGCCGTCGACGGAGATGCGGGCTCCCATCCGGGCGAGCTCCGGCACGTGCTGGAAGCGGTTCTCGAAGATGTTCTCGGTGACGGCGGAGGTCCCGTTCGCCTGCGTCGAAAGCGCGAGGAACTGGGCCTGCAGGTCGGTGGGGAAGCCGGGATAGGGAGCCGTCGTCAGCTCGCACGCGCTCAACGCCCCGTTGCCGGTGACCCGGAAGCCGCCGGGCTCCTCCGCGACGAGGACCCCCATCTCCCGGAGCTTCGCCAGCGGCGCCAGGAGCGTGGACGGGTCGGCGCTCTCGAGCCGCACGTCCCCGTGCGTGGCGGCGGCGGCGGCGGCGTAGGTCCCCGCCTCGATCCGGTCGGGAAGGATCGAGTGCTCGGCGCCGTGCAGGCGCTCGACGCCCTCGATCACCATCTCGCTCTCGCCCGCCCCGCCGATCTTCGCGCCCATCTTCACGAGCAGTCGGGCGAGGTCGACGACCTCGGGCTCGCGGGCCGCGTTCTCGAGCCGGGTCGTTCCCTCCGCCAGGACCGCCGCGAGCATCGCGTTCTCCGTTCCCGTCACCGACACCTGGTCGAAGAAGAAATCGGCGCCGCGCAGCCGTCCGGCCCGCGCCTCGACGTCGCCGTGCTCGAGCGAAACCTCCGCGCCGAGCTTTTCGAACGCCGCGATGTGGAGATTGATCGGCCGGACGCCGATCGCGCATCCGCCGGGGAGGGAGGCCTTCGCGTGCCCCGTCCGCGAGAGGAGCGGCCCGAGGACGAGCACCGACGCTCGCATGGTCTTCACGAGGTCGTACGGCGCCTCGGGCGTGTCGATCGACGCGGCTTCGATCACGGCCATCCCGTCCTCGAACTCGACTCGCGCGCCGATGCGCGCGAGGAGCTTCGCCATCGTGCGGAGATCGGCGACTTTCGGCACGTTCCGGAGCCGGACCGGCTCGCGCGTCAGGAGCGCCGCCGCGAAGGCGGGCAGCGCCGCGTTCTTCGCTCCGGAGATGCGCACCGATCCTTCGAGACGCGACGGGCCCTCGATTCGGAACTTGTCCACGGCGCGATTCTACTCCGCGGGCCGCGCTCCCTTCGGGAACCCGACGCGCTTCAACAGCGCGTCGAAGCGAGCGTCGCCGCGGAGCGGATCGACCCTCGGGTTGACGAGCAGGGACACGACCGCGTCCTCCCGCCGCTCGACCGCGCGGCCGAGCGCCGCGAAGGCGGCGTCCCCCTCGCCGGCCGCCGCGTGGACCAGCGCGACCGAGAACGCCGGCGCGTCCAGACCGCGCACGAGCGCCCTCGCTTCGTCCGGTCTGCCGGCGGCGGCGAGCGCCCACGCGAGCGTCGCGATCGCCCGGGGGCGTTCGCCCGACGCCGCAGCGGCGCGGCGGATCTCGGACACGCCTTCCTCGGCCGATCCGCGCAGGACGAGCGTGATTCCGAGGTCGAAGCGCGCGCGGGGGAATTCCGGTTCGCCCGCGAGCATGCTCCGGAAGACTCGCTCCGCGTCGGCATAGTCGCGGCGGCAGTAATGGAAGTAGCCTCGATCCTGGCGAACGACGAGCGACAGCGGGTCGAGGGCGCTCGCGCGCTCGACCTCCTCCCACGCCTCCGCGAAGCGACCCATCGTCAGGAGGAACAGGCCGTACCAATGGTGCGCCGTCGCGTGCGCCGGGTTGTCGGCGAGGGCGAGGCGGAACTCCCGCTCGGCGCCGGGAAAATCCCACGCGAAGCGGTGGAGCACGCTCGCAAGCGAGTTGTGGGCGTCGGCCGAGCTCTCGAGCGCGAGCGCCTTCTCGGCGGCCGCGCGGGAGCGGGGGTACGCGATCTCGGGGGGGAGGTGCCCGTAGCCGCCGAGGAAGACGTACGCGTCGGCGATGCCCGCGTAGGCAAGCGCGAAACCCGGGTCCTGACGGATCGCCTCCTGAAAGAGCGCGAGGGCCTTCTCGAAGCCTTCCTCCGTGCGGCGGTTCCACTCGAACCGGCCGCGGAGGTACCGGTCGTACGCGGCCGACGCGGAGGCGGGGCGTGCGACGGGGGCGCGCGAGCGCGGCCGCGGCCCGAGCCGGGCGGCGATCGCGGCGGCGATCTCTCCTTCGAGCGCGAGCAGGTCGCTCTCGGGGCGGCGGAAGCGCTCGCCCCAGAGCTGCGCGCCGTCCTCGACGTCGACGAGCTCCGCCTGGACGTCGAGCTCCCCGTCGCGCACGGTCACGCGGCCGGTCACGACGGCGGAGACGCCGAGCTCGCGCCCGACGGCGCGGGGATCGGCGGGAGCCGACTTCCACCGGAAGACGGAGCTCCGCGCGATCACCCGCGCCTTCGCCCGGCGCGCGAGCGTGTTGATGAGGTCTTCGGTGAGGCCGTCGGCGAGGTACTCGCGCGCGGCATCGCCGGATCCTTCGACGAACGGCAGGACCGCGAGGGAAGCGATCGAGCTGCGGCGGCGCGCCGGGCGCGCCGTCCGCGCGGCTCCGGCCGCGCTCTCGAGAGCGAATGCCAGGTCGCGCGCGGACTGGAACCGCGCCTCCCGCTCTTTCCGCAGGCAGTGGTCGACGAGCCGGACGAGCTCGGGAGGACACCCGGTCGCCCGCGCGTCGATCGGGGGCGGGTCCTCGGTGAGGATCGCGGCGAGAGTGTCCGCCGGCGTCGGCTTCCGAAACGCGCGGCTGCCGGTGATCATCTCGTAGAGAACGCAGCCGAGGGAGAACAGATCGCTGCGCGCGTCGACCGGCTCGCTCCGGACCTGCTCCGGCGACATGTAGCCGATCGTCCCGACGAGCATGCCCGGCTCCGTGTCGGCCGTCGAGTCGGCCGTGTCCGGTTTGGGCTCGGTGCGCTTGGCGACGCCGAAGTCGAGGACCTTCACGCCCCCCTCCTTCGTGAGGAAGACGTTCTCGGGCTTCACGTCCCGATGCACGATCGCTCTCTCGTGGGCCGCGCCGAGCGCGGCCGCGATCGCGAGAGCGTACTCGCGGATGCGCGGGAGCGGCAGCGGACCGCGGTCGAGGCGGCGCCGGAGCGTCTCCCCCTCGAGCAGCTCGGTGACCGAGTAGGCGAGCCCGTTCTCGACGCCGAAGTCGTGGATCGCGAGGATGTTCGGATGCGACAGGGCGGCGATCGCGCGGGCTTCGCGGGCGAAGCGCGCCGCGGATGCGGGCTCCTTCGCGAGCCGTTCCGGCAGGGCCTTGACGGCGACCTCGCGCTCGAGGCGCGAGTCGCGCGCCCGGTAGACGTCGCCCATCCCGCCGGACGCGAGCGGCGCCAGGATCTCGTAGGGCCCGAGACGTTCGCCCGGACTCAGCATGGCCGCCCCATATCGCGCGCGATCTTACCGGTTTGTCGCCGCGCCGGCTGTCGCCGGTTCGTCCCGCCGACGGTTCAGCGAAGGAGGAAGCTTCCGCGAAGGTGAGCCCCGGCGGAGGCCGATGGACGATGCGGCCGGACACGCCCGAGGCGCGGCGTCTTGCAGTCGAGCCCGCGGCGCTCGCAACCCCGCTGCGGACCCTTTTTTCAGCAATCGGCTGGAAACCTCGTCAGCGCCGCCGGAGCACGCACACGCGGGGGATTCCGGCGAGGTCCGCGGCGAAGCGGCGGATCTCCCAGCCGGCGTCCTCCGCCTCCCGCGCGACGGCGTCCTTCTGGCCGAAACCGATCTCGCAGAGAAATGCCCCGCCGGGAACGAGGACCCGGGGAACCGCCGCGAGGAGGTGCCGGATGTCGGAGAGACCGTCGGCGGCGGAGAAGAGCGCCTCGGGAGGCTCGAACTCCCGCACGGAGGCCGGCAGCGCTCCGCGCTCTTGCGCGGCCACGTACGGGGGATTCGAGACGACGAGGTCGAATCGCCCGGGCCCGATCGCCGCGAGCCAGTCGGACGCCGCGAGCGCGGCCCGCCGTCCGGCGCCGTGCTCGCGCACGTTCTCCCGGGCGAGCGCGAGCGCGGCGAGGGAGCGGTCGATCCCCACGACCACGGCGGCCGGGAACTCGAGCGCGAGCGTGACCGCCAGGATGCCGGAGCCGCACCCGAGGTCGAGGATCCGGCGCGGCGCCGGCGCCTCCCGGCGAGCCTCCTCGACGACGTGCTCCGTCTCGGGCCGCGGGATGAGGGCGCGGGGGTCGACCCGGAACGTCCGGCCGAAGAAGTCCCACTCGCCGATCAGGTACTGCACCGGCTCGCCGCGCCGGTACCGCTCCCAGAGGGCGAGGAAGCGCTCCTCCTCCGCGGCGGCGACGGGCCCTTCCGGGTCGAGGGCTCCGGGAGAGCGGCGGCCGAGGACGTGGGCGAGGAGGATGCGGGCGTCGCGTCGCCCGTCGGGGTCGGCGCCGGCCCGCTCCCGGGTGAGGCTCGCGACGCTCGTCATACCGGGTCCGTCAGGCCCGCGCGAGCTGCTCCCTGAGCTTCTCCGCCCGGAAGTGCCGGGTGAGCGGCTCCACGAGCTCGTCGAGCCGGCCGTCGAGGATCTCCTGGAGCCGGTGCGACGTCACCCCGATGCGGTGGTCCGTCACGCGCGACTGCGGAAAGTTGTAGGTGCGGATCTTCTCGGAGCGGTCGCCGCTCCCGACCATTTTCTTGCGCTCGGCGGCGATCGACCCCTGCTGCTTCTCCTGCTCGGCCTCGAGGAGGCGCGCCTTGAGCACGCGCAGCGCCTTCGCCTTGTTCTTGATCTGCGAGCGTTCGTCCTGGCACTGCACGACGATGCCCGTCGGGAGGTGGGTCAGCCGGACCGCCGAGTACGTCGTGTTCACTCCCTGCCCGCCCGGGCCCGACGCGCAGAACCGGTCGACGCGGAGGTCCTTCTCGTGCACCTCGACGTCGACGTCCTCCGCCTCCGGCATGACCGCGACGGTCGCGGCCGAGGTGTGGATGCGGCCCGACGCTTCCGTCTGCGGCACGCGCTGGACGCGATGGACGCCCCCTTCGTACTTGAGGCGCGAGTACGCTCCCTCTCCCTCGACGATGGCCGTCGCGGACTTGACGCCCCGCAGCCCCGTCTCCTCGAGGTCGATGACCTCGAATTTCCAGCCGCGGCCCTCCGCGTAGCGCTGGTACATCCGGAGCAGGTCGGCGGC
Proteins encoded:
- a CDS encoding histidine triad nucleotide-binding protein: MSDCLFCRIVAGDVPSKKVFEDEATFAFEDVAPRAPTHVLIVPREHVDTIATASDEALVGRVFLTAARVARERGLDSYRLVVNNGPDAGQTVFHLHVHLLGGRTLSWPPG
- the murA gene encoding UDP-N-acetylglucosamine 1-carboxyvinyltransferase — its product is MDKFRIEGPSRLEGSVRISGAKNAALPAFAAALLTREPVRLRNVPKVADLRTMAKLLARIGARVEFEDGMAVIEAASIDTPEAPYDLVKTMRASVLVLGPLLSRTGHAKASLPGGCAIGVRPINLHIAAFEKLGAEVSLEHGDVEARAGRLRGADFFFDQVSVTGTENAMLAAVLAEGTTRLENAAREPEVVDLARLLVKMGAKIGGAGESEMVIEGVERLHGAEHSILPDRIEAGTYAAAAAATHGDVRLESADPSTLLAPLAKLREMGVLVAEEPGGFRVTGNGALSACELTTAPYPGFPTDLQAQFLALSTQANGTSAVTENIFENRFQHVPELARMGARISVDGRRSRVEGPSRLLGASVMATDLRASASLVIAGLAAEGTTIVDRIYHLDRGYDRMEEKLNALGARVGRFR
- a CDS encoding protein kinase, whose protein sequence is MLSPGERLGPYEILAPLASGGMGDVYRARDSRLEREVAVKALPERLAKEPASAARFAREARAIAALSHPNILAIHDFGVENGLAYSVTELLEGETLRRRLDRGPLPLPRIREYALAIAAALGAAHERAIVHRDVKPENVFLTKEGGVKVLDFGVAKRTEPKPDTADSTADTEPGMLVGTIGYMSPEQVRSEPVDARSDLFSLGCVLYEMITGSRAFRKPTPADTLAAILTEDPPPIDARATGCPPELVRLVDHCLRKEREARFQSARDLAFALESAAGAARTARPARRRSSIASLAVLPFVEGSGDAAREYLADGLTEDLINTLARRAKARVIARSSVFRWKSAPADPRAVGRELGVSAVVTGRVTVRDGELDVQAELVDVEDGAQLWGERFRRPESDLLALEGEIAAAIAARLGPRPRSRAPVARPASASAAYDRYLRGRFEWNRRTEEGFEKALALFQEAIRQDPGFALAYAGIADAYVFLGGYGHLPPEIAYPRSRAAAEKALALESSADAHNSLASVLHRFAWDFPGAEREFRLALADNPAHATAHHWYGLFLLTMGRFAEAWEEVERASALDPLSLVVRQDRGYFHYCRRDYADAERVFRSMLAGEPEFPRARFDLGITLVLRGSAEEGVSEIRRAAAASGERPRAIATLAWALAAAGRPDEARALVRGLDAPAFSVALVHAAAGEGDAAFAALGRAVERREDAVVSLLVNPRVDPLRGDARFDALLKRVGFPKGARPAE
- the prmC gene encoding peptide chain release factor N(5)-glutamine methyltransferase, whose translation is MTSVASLTRERAGADPDGRRDARILLAHVLGRRSPGALDPEGPVAAAEEERFLALWERYRRGEPVQYLIGEWDFFGRTFRVDPRALIPRPETEHVVEEARREAPAPRRILDLGCGSGILAVTLALEFPAAVVVGIDRSLAALALARENVREHGAGRRAALAASDWLAAIGPGRFDLVVSNPPYVAAQERGALPASVREFEPPEALFSAADGLSDIRHLLAAVPRVLVPGGAFLCEIGFGQKDAVAREAEDAGWEIRRFAADLAGIPRVCVLRRR
- the prfA gene encoding peptide chain release factor 1 — protein: MIEKLQEIENQYAAIQRRLEDPNVAQDYSAVRQAQKALSEFEPIVEKYRAYRKAAADLEGARQMMASLPAGDELHAMAAAEAEELRGKLAALEEELRLLLVPRDPNDAKNVILEIRGGTGGEEASLFAADLLRMYQRYAEGRGWKFEVIDLEETGLRGVKSATAIVEGEGAYSRLKYEGGVHRVQRVPQTEASGRIHTSAATVAVMPEAEDVDVEVHEKDLRVDRFCASGPGGQGVNTTYSAVRLTHLPTGIVVQCQDERSQIKNKAKALRVLKARLLEAEQEKQQGSIAAERKKMVGSGDRSEKIRTYNFPQSRVTDHRIGVTSHRLQEILDGRLDELVEPLTRHFRAEKLREQLARA